One region of Salvia miltiorrhiza cultivar Shanhuang (shh) chromosome 3, IMPLAD_Smil_shh, whole genome shotgun sequence genomic DNA includes:
- the LOC131016593 gene encoding probable anion transporter 3, chloroplastic, with protein MAAERFKVVALVAAVMCLCSADRVVMSVVVVPLAAKNGWTTSFLGIVQSSFLWGYMCSSVIGGALVDKHGGRKVLAIGAALWSLATLLTPWAAIHSTTGLLAVRVFFGLAEGVALPSMNNLLSRWFPTNERATAVGISMGGFQLGNVLGLVITPLAISSVGISGPFILFTFLGFLWLITWAYRVPNDPQESTCISKLELKLIQAGKSDPCLAKGKLPPLSLLFSKLPTWAIIFANITNNWGYFVLLSWMPVYFNTVFGVKLKEAAWFSAVPWGTMAVSGYIAGAMSDYLIKSGYSITSIRKISQSIGFIGPGTALLCLNYVTSPAVAAVFMTMGLSLSSFSQAGFLLNMHDIAPQHAGFLQGISNSAGTVAAIVSTIATGMFVQWLGSFQAFLTLTACLYFAATIFWNLYATGERVF; from the exons ATGGCGGCGGAGAGGTTCAAGGTGGTGGCGCTGGTGGCTGCTGTGATGTGTTTGTGCAGTGCAGATAGAGTCGTCATGTCGGTCGTCGTCGTCCCCCTTGCCGCCAAAAATGGCTGGACCACTTCCTTCTTGGGCATTGTCCAG TCATCGTTTCTATGGGGATATATGTGTTCCTCAGTTATAGGAGGAGCCTTGGTGGATAAACATGGAGGAAGAAAAGTTCTAGCAATCGGTGCAGCTTTGTGGTCTCTCGCTACTCTCCTCACTCCATGGGCGGCAATTCACTCCACTACTGGTCTCTTGGCTGTTCGTGTCTTCTTTGGACTCGCTGAAGGTGTAGCTCTACCCTCGATGAATAATCTTCTCTCGAG ATGGTTTCCGACTAATGAAAGAGCCACTGCAGTTGGAATATCAATGGGAGGTTTTCAGCTAGGAAACGTCCTTGGATTGGTCATAACACCTCTGGCCATTTCGTCTGTTGGGATCTCTGGCCCTTTCATTCTCTTCACATTTCTTGGATTTCTCTGGTTGATTACGTGGGCGTATAGGGTCCCGAACGATCCACAAGAGAGCACTTGTATCAGTAAGTTGGAGTTGAAATTGATTCAAGCCGGGAAATCGGATCCTTGTCTGGCCAAGGGCAAGCTTCCACCACTATCCCTTCTTTTCTCAAAATTGCCAACCTGGGCAATAATCTTTGCTAATATCACTAATAATTGG GGCTACTTCGTTCTTTTATCGTGGATGCCAGTTTATTTCAATACT GTTTTTGGTGTAAAATTGAAGGAGGCAGCTTGGTTCAGCGCAGTTCCGTGGGGAACAATGGCAGTCTCTGGCTACATTGCTGGGGCGATGTctgattatttaataaaatctgGTTACTCGATAACATCAATCAGGAAAATCTCTCAG TCGATTGGTTTTATTGGGCCCGGGACAGCATTGCTTTGCTTGAACTACGTCACGAGCCCTGCAGTTGCAGCCGTATTTATGACAATGGGTCTCAGTTTGAGCTCTTTCAGTCAAGCTGGCTTCTTGCTGAATATGCAT GATATAGCACCACAACATGCTGGATTTCTTCAAG GGATTTCAAATTCAGCAGGAACAGTAGCAGCAATAGTGAGTACAATAGCAACAGGAATGTTTGTGCAATGGCTGGGATCTTTCCAAGCATTCTTAACTCTAACTGCATGTCTCTATTTTGCTGCAACTATCTTTTGGAATCTCTATGCTACTGGAGAAAGAgttttttaa